A genomic segment from Streptomyces sp. NBC_00654 encodes:
- the cas2e gene encoding type I-E CRISPR-associated endoribonuclease Cas2e has translation MTVIVLTNCPVGLRGFLTRWLLEISPGVFLGAPTTRIREILWNEVRQYAGQGRALLAYQTNTEQGYAFETHDHAWHPTDHEGLTLIRRPNTNAPRATKKPADVPRQGWSKASKRRKFGGGR, from the coding sequence GTGACCGTCATCGTTCTCACCAACTGCCCGGTCGGCCTGCGTGGTTTCCTCACCCGCTGGCTACTGGAGATCTCGCCCGGCGTCTTCCTGGGCGCCCCCACGACCCGTATCCGCGAAATCCTGTGGAACGAGGTACGCCAGTACGCGGGCCAGGGCCGCGCGCTGCTGGCCTACCAGACGAATACGGAACAGGGCTACGCGTTCGAAACCCACGATCACGCCTGGCACCCCACGGACCACGAGGGCCTCACCCTGATCCGCCGCCCGAACACGAACGCACCTCGCGCCACGAAGAAACCGGCGGACGTGCCCCGCCAGGGCTGGAGCAAGGCGTCGAAGCGGCGGAAGTTCGGGGGCGGTAGGTGA